The following proteins come from a genomic window of Sphingobium cloacae:
- a CDS encoding glycosyltransferase family protein, translating to MVKHLSLCCARGSIGTGSQQSLSSLSMIASRGLAKNNMRNRYPSRHQPVKARPRLRYSSAEQNLIQDIVSEPEENFSVPRNRTVVQRLITPDPTVNSEADLFFHRDGHAGYDSQSGHFYALKRSEIRFDSYYNVFPARFFDLQPENRVELHLKAQGKCVLEVMLARHHKSWENLVHMILDADGATQIIELPDIPFDGLIYARFIAIEDLTIQSLDYVVTGPERNAVNLTGVITTFKRDAAVQSTSNRLQAYFDRNPDLRDHFSLLVIDNGGETDNIGFSKGRVIKNPNYGGAGGFSRGLLEVMQHENVTHALFMDDDASFFPESLRRTISILRYSANPRLAISGAMITEAHKWQMWENSAIFDRHCRPIDNRRDLRLFHEVVSMALAQPFSMKNRYGGWWYFCFPVRAVQTWAFPFFVRGDDIYFSLANDFSILTAPGIVSHQDDFSVKQSPLTLYLDVRNHIVQHLTFDDLAISKDDMRKMLGSFFHRYNKSFHYETAQAINMAIADVMRGPDFWESNLDMSARRKEIGALTVNEKIRPIHFSHDETTPHSPHRHGSRWARLMRKWSHNGHRLPRKMLYSKAVVFPLEVRAIMQDSYRRKRTITFDPASGLGYICEMDRDRYFANRTEFERNVKRLMERYEELTALYHQSRNEMANRSAWEKRFASPTSE from the coding sequence ATGGTTAAACATCTATCCTTATGTTGCGCAAGAGGCTCCATCGGAACGGGATCGCAACAATCTCTATCATCATTGAGCATGATAGCTTCGCGAGGATTAGCCAAAAACAATATGAGAAATCGATACCCAAGCCGCCACCAACCCGTTAAAGCCCGTCCCCGCCTCAGATATTCATCGGCGGAGCAGAACTTGATACAAGATATCGTTTCGGAACCGGAAGAAAATTTCTCCGTCCCCAGAAACCGCACTGTCGTTCAAAGACTGATCACACCCGATCCCACCGTCAATTCAGAGGCGGATCTGTTTTTCCATCGCGATGGCCATGCGGGTTACGATAGCCAGAGCGGCCATTTCTATGCCCTGAAGAGATCGGAAATACGGTTCGATAGCTATTATAATGTCTTCCCGGCACGGTTTTTCGATCTCCAACCGGAGAATCGCGTCGAACTCCATCTCAAGGCTCAGGGGAAATGCGTCCTGGAGGTGATGCTCGCCAGGCATCACAAGAGTTGGGAAAATCTGGTTCACATGATCCTGGACGCAGACGGGGCGACACAGATCATCGAACTGCCGGACATTCCGTTCGATGGATTGATCTATGCCCGCTTCATCGCCATCGAAGATTTGACGATCCAGTCTCTCGATTATGTCGTGACGGGCCCGGAACGCAACGCCGTCAACCTGACGGGCGTCATCACCACCTTCAAGCGGGATGCGGCGGTTCAGAGCACATCCAACCGGCTTCAGGCCTATTTTGATCGCAATCCCGACCTGCGCGACCATTTCAGCCTGCTGGTGATCGACAATGGCGGGGAGACCGACAACATCGGTTTTTCCAAAGGCCGGGTCATCAAGAACCCGAATTATGGTGGCGCGGGCGGCTTTTCGCGGGGCCTGCTCGAAGTCATGCAGCACGAGAATGTCACTCATGCCCTCTTCATGGATGACGACGCCAGCTTCTTTCCGGAATCCCTGCGCCGCACCATTTCCATCCTTCGCTATTCCGCCAATCCACGGCTGGCCATCAGCGGCGCGATGATAACCGAAGCCCATAAATGGCAGATGTGGGAAAACAGCGCCATATTCGACCGGCATTGCCGCCCCATCGACAACCGGCGGGACCTGCGGCTTTTTCACGAAGTCGTGTCCATGGCGCTGGCGCAACCCTTTTCCATGAAGAACCGCTATGGCGGGTGGTGGTATTTCTGCTTCCCGGTCAGGGCCGTGCAGACATGGGCCTTCCCCTTCTTCGTCAGAGGGGACGACATCTATTTTTCGCTGGCCAATGACTTCTCTATCCTGACCGCCCCCGGCATCGTCAGCCATCAGGACGATTTCTCCGTCAAGCAATCGCCGCTGACGCTGTATCTCGATGTCCGCAACCATATCGTCCAGCATCTGACCTTCGACGACCTCGCCATCAGCAAGGACGACATGCGCAAGATGCTGGGATCGTTCTTCCATCGCTATAACAAGAGTTTCCATTATGAAACCGCGCAGGCGATCAACATGGCGATCGCCGACGTCATGCGGGGCCCCGATTTCTGGGAGAGCAATCTCGACATGAGCGCGCGTCGGAAGGAGATCGGCGCATTGACGGTGAACGAGAAAATCCGGCCCATCCATTTCAGCCATGATGAAACGACGCCCCATTCCCCCCACCGGCACGGGAGCCGCTGGGCCAGGCTGATGCGGAAATGGAGCCACAACGGACATAGGCTGCCCCGGAAAATGCTTTACAGCAAGGCCGTCGTCTTCCCGCTGGAAGTCCGCGCCATCATGCAGGATTCCTATCGCCGCAAGCGCACGATCACGTTCGACCCCGCGTCGGGGCTTGGCTATATATGCGAAATGGATCGGGATCGCTATTTTGCCAACCGGACGGAATTCGAACGGAATGTCAAAAGGCTTATGGAGAGATATGAGGAACTGACAGCCCTTTATCACCAATCCAGAAATGAAATGGCGAACCGTTCCGCTTGGGAAAAGCGGTTTGCTTCCCCGACATCTGAATGA
- a CDS encoding polysaccharide biosynthesis/export family protein produces the protein MRSSLAQALIPASSLLLLLPGCAGFDTSVGPNRGQITKKSAADGTIEGVRVITITDQIARQIQAQQVRTSFADTLPPAQPTGQVIGRGDILAVTIWEAPPAALFGGSTLGRMTALDTATATPLPEMQVGPAGDIVVPYAGHIRAEGRTLGEVERDIVARLSGKAHMPQVTVRLAQYTTSLVTVVGEVATSSRMPLSPKGERLLDAIAAAGGTKQPVDKMTVQITRGDQVESMALADVIADPRQNVILRPGDIVTAVFQPYSFTVLGAAGRNEEVNFEARGITLAQAMGRMAGLQDRRADPKGVFLFRWEDPQAVPGGSMGAAQDDKGRIPVIYRIDMKDPATYFAMQNFAMKNRDVVYISNSPVAEFQRFFGIIASTVLPAVAVGRAF, from the coding sequence ATGCGATCCTCCCTTGCCCAAGCCCTGATCCCCGCATCGTCGCTGCTGCTCCTGCTGCCGGGCTGTGCGGGGTTCGACACGTCCGTGGGGCCGAACCGAGGGCAGATCACGAAGAAGTCGGCTGCCGATGGGACGATTGAAGGTGTGCGCGTTATCACCATCACCGACCAGATCGCGCGGCAAATCCAAGCGCAGCAAGTCCGTACCAGCTTTGCCGACACCCTCCCCCCTGCGCAGCCGACAGGACAGGTTATCGGACGGGGCGATATCTTGGCCGTCACCATTTGGGAAGCGCCGCCCGCCGCTTTGTTCGGCGGGTCCACGCTGGGACGGATGACGGCGCTCGACACCGCTACCGCCACGCCGCTGCCGGAAATGCAGGTGGGCCCGGCAGGCGACATCGTGGTGCCCTATGCGGGACATATCCGCGCGGAAGGCCGCACTCTGGGGGAGGTCGAGCGCGACATCGTGGCGCGTCTGTCGGGCAAGGCGCATATGCCGCAGGTCACGGTGCGCCTCGCCCAATATACGACATCGCTCGTCACGGTCGTGGGGGAAGTCGCCACCAGTTCGCGCATGCCGCTTTCTCCCAAGGGAGAAAGGTTGCTGGACGCAATCGCCGCAGCGGGCGGCACGAAGCAGCCGGTCGACAAGATGACGGTCCAAATCACGCGGGGCGATCAGGTCGAAAGCATGGCGCTGGCCGATGTGATCGCCGATCCGCGCCAGAATGTCATTCTGCGCCCAGGCGATATCGTGACCGCCGTCTTCCAACCATACAGCTTCACCGTTCTGGGCGCGGCGGGCCGTAACGAGGAAGTAAATTTCGAAGCGCGGGGCATCACCCTGGCGCAGGCGATGGGCCGCATGGCGGGGCTACAGGACCGGCGGGCCGACCCCAAGGGCGTGTTCCTGTTCCGCTGGGAAGACCCGCAAGCAGTGCCCGGCGGTTCCATGGGAGCAGCGCAGGACGACAAGGGGCGCATCCCGGTCATCTACCGCATCGACATGAAGGACCCCGCCACCTATTTCGCGATGCAGAATTTCGCGATGAAGAACCGCGATGTGGTTTATATCTCCAACTCGCCCGTCGCGGAATTCCAGCGCTTCTTCGGAATCATTGCCTCGACGGTCCTGCCTGCCGTTGCGGTCGGGCGGGCGTTCTAG
- a CDS encoding IS630 family transposase produces MAQTVNILLNAADRARLEQIVGDRNCPLKHVLRARIVLLSSDRLPVLEVARRAGVSRPAVWRWQQRFAEEGVDGLLRDKTRKPGTAPIAAPVVARIVALTCSEPPGAVTHWTGRAMAKAFGVSLRTVQRIWQVHHLQPHRLRTFKRSSDPAFAAKVEDIVGLYMAPPAHAVVISIDEKSQIQALDRTQPGLPLKPGKCGTMTHDYKRNGTTTLFAALDVLHGTVVGRCMPKHRHQEFIKFLNAVERAVPAGKVIHAVLDNYATHKHPKVLEWLADHPRWVFHFTPTSGSWLNAVENFFSALTRRVIRRGVFTSVVDLQDTISAYIRKQNADPKPFVWTKPAETILAKLRRLPVPTD; encoded by the coding sequence ATGGCCCAGACCGTCAACATCCTCTTGAACGCCGCCGACCGTGCTCGGCTTGAACAAATCGTCGGCGACCGCAACTGCCCGCTCAAGCATGTGCTGCGCGCCAGGATCGTGCTGCTCTCCAGCGACCGCTTGCCGGTGCTCGAAGTGGCCCGCCGCGCCGGCGTCAGCCGACCTGCGGTCTGGCGCTGGCAACAGCGCTTCGCTGAGGAAGGCGTCGATGGTCTTCTCCGCGACAAGACGCGCAAGCCCGGTACGGCGCCGATCGCCGCGCCCGTCGTCGCACGGATCGTTGCGTTGACCTGCTCCGAACCGCCCGGTGCCGTGACCCATTGGACCGGCCGCGCAATGGCCAAAGCCTTCGGCGTCTCGCTCCGAACCGTCCAGCGCATCTGGCAGGTCCATCACCTCCAACCCCACCGTCTGCGAACCTTCAAGAGATCGAGCGACCCCGCCTTCGCCGCCAAGGTCGAAGACATCGTCGGTCTCTACATGGCCCCGCCGGCTCACGCCGTCGTCATCTCGATCGACGAGAAGAGCCAGATCCAGGCCCTCGACCGAACCCAACCCGGTCTGCCGTTGAAGCCGGGCAAATGCGGAACAATGACGCACGACTACAAACGCAATGGCACGACCACCCTGTTCGCCGCGCTCGACGTCCTCCACGGCACAGTCGTCGGTCGCTGCATGCCCAAGCACAGGCACCAGGAGTTCATCAAGTTCCTCAACGCCGTCGAGCGCGCCGTTCCTGCCGGCAAGGTGATCCACGCCGTCCTCGACAACTACGCCACCCACAAGCATCCGAAGGTCCTGGAGTGGCTCGCCGATCATCCACGCTGGGTGTTCCATTTCACCCCGACCTCGGGCTCATGGCTCAACGCCGTCGAGAACTTCTTCTCGGCGCTCACCCGAAGGGTCATCCGGCGCGGCGTCTTCACCTCCGTCGTCGACCTCCAGGACACCATTAGCGCTTACATCCGAAAGCAGAACGCCGACCCTAAGCCCTTCGTCTGGACCAAGCCGGCCGAGACCATTCTCGCCAAACTCAGGCGGCTGCCTGTACCAACCGACTGA
- a CDS encoding inositol monophosphatase family protein has protein sequence MNIDNLLRECLTTIDSMMPQIMERRFQIQYKPDGSPVTDADRFIEDRLHALLQTRLPGLHFVGEESFDFQSGGQSGYFALLDPIDGTENFCSGLKEWGVSLGIWKDGIHQGSLLMMPELGEHLMTGDSTSALRSRITGFSSSYHDDIAVGIRDAIEYRVTGCAVYNIYNVVRGSFARFVNPKGAYAWDLLPGVMLALEHGCLVRVNDADYHGQFLEPDRKYRVDIRNRHNLHPG, from the coding sequence ATGAATATCGACAATCTACTCAGGGAATGCCTGACAACAATAGACTCCATGATGCCGCAGATCATGGAGCGGCGTTTCCAGATTCAATATAAACCGGATGGAAGTCCCGTTACCGACGCGGATCGATTCATCGAAGACCGTCTTCATGCCTTGCTGCAAACGCGCCTGCCCGGGCTTCATTTCGTGGGCGAGGAAAGTTTCGATTTCCAGTCAGGTGGGCAGAGCGGCTATTTCGCCTTGCTGGACCCCATAGACGGCACGGAGAATTTTTGTTCGGGCCTCAAGGAATGGGGTGTATCGCTTGGCATATGGAAGGATGGCATCCATCAAGGCAGCCTGCTTATGATGCCGGAACTGGGCGAACATCTGATGACCGGCGATTCCACGTCTGCGTTACGGTCGCGCATCACCGGCTTTTCCTCATCCTACCATGATGATATCGCCGTCGGTATCCGGGATGCGATTGAGTATCGCGTTACTGGTTGTGCTGTCTATAATATCTATAATGTAGTTCGAGGAAGCTTCGCGCGTTTCGTCAATCCGAAAGGCGCTTATGCGTGGGATTTGTTGCCAGGCGTGATGCTGGCGTTGGAACATGGTTGTTTGGTTAGGGTGAATGATGCAGACTATCACGGGCAATTTCTTGAGCCTGATCGAAAATATCGCGTCGACATACGCAACCGACACAATCTACATCCTGGGTAA
- a CDS encoding 6-hydroxymethylpterin diphosphokinase MptE-like protein encodes MSISIQDERKNRIDRFKFSADLKKKILDTDRCFILGMGPSINKLDPEQLQNELCIGVNFIYKTEFRPDILCIVDRQRVDKDNFKKAKKIFALEHVLREKSHLFKDIDHEKFDFSIKYHMPFSKSWFNVSEFDKNLETVYFGGSVITDLSIPLAVYLGIKKIFIAGLDGFDAFPNSHAGNASHVLEVLPPTEYLRYQQKIKSLATEHGAKIYNISAGCLSGGFDKVNPGNFGISAVRRSYNHEIKGKFFALGRDSCVCEKPYPEKPIYLIKRLKDNFHLRHRRGVLFFEKMDGNDQKEDFLWKIEPSFYDKKWVSFISYNVPTHYVTSIDHLSNFKLNRFEGIYNTYFSSFQPYTLRQHAEERAEKNAMLMDIEKMKQMVGHQLNYADARS; translated from the coding sequence ATGTCTATTTCTATACAAGATGAAAGAAAGAACAGGATCGATCGATTCAAATTTTCGGCTGATTTGAAAAAGAAAATATTGGATACAGATCGCTGTTTTATTTTAGGAATGGGACCTAGCATTAATAAACTAGATCCCGAACAGCTGCAAAATGAACTCTGTATTGGAGTTAATTTTATATATAAAACCGAATTTCGTCCTGACATTCTATGTATTGTAGACAGACAAAGAGTCGACAAAGATAACTTCAAAAAAGCAAAGAAAATTTTTGCTCTAGAACATGTCTTGAGAGAGAAAAGTCACCTCTTCAAAGATATTGATCATGAAAAATTTGATTTTAGTATTAAGTATCACATGCCTTTTAGCAAATCATGGTTTAACGTTTCTGAATTTGATAAAAATTTAGAAACAGTATATTTTGGTGGATCTGTTATTACAGACCTTTCTATCCCGCTAGCTGTTTATCTTGGCATAAAAAAAATATTCATTGCCGGCCTAGATGGATTTGATGCTTTCCCTAATAGCCACGCGGGAAATGCCAGCCATGTTTTAGAGGTTCTTCCGCCGACCGAATATCTACGATATCAACAGAAGATCAAATCTCTTGCTACGGAACATGGTGCAAAAATATACAATATTTCCGCGGGATGCCTGAGCGGTGGCTTTGACAAAGTCAATCCTGGGAACTTTGGGATATCGGCAGTTCGGCGATCTTATAATCATGAAATTAAAGGAAAATTCTTCGCGCTCGGTCGTGATAGTTGCGTTTGTGAAAAACCATATCCTGAAAAACCCATTTATCTGATTAAAAGATTGAAAGATAATTTCCATCTTCGACACAGGAGGGGCGTTCTTTTCTTTGAAAAAATGGATGGTAACGATCAGAAAGAGGACTTTCTTTGGAAAATAGAGCCATCGTTCTATGACAAAAAATGGGTTTCTTTCATTTCTTACAATGTACCTACTCATTATGTGACATCTATAGATCATCTATCCAACTTTAAGCTTAATAGATTTGAAGGTATATATAATACATATTTTTCGTCCTTTCAGCCGTATACGCTTAGGCAACATGCAGAAGAAAGAGCCGAGAAGAATGCGATGCTTATGGATATAGAAAAGATGAAGCAAATGGTCGGGCATCAACTCAACTATGCAGATGCCCGATCATAA
- a CDS encoding IS630 family transposase (programmed frameshift), with translation MGKAFSSDLRDRISDHVAAGHSRRDAARRFGVSVSCAIKLVQRVAKTGSASPARQGRPPGAGKLAPYMAMLIRWVEAQSDISMPELAAKLEAETKMRAHPASLSRALLGAGFRYKKTLLASECGRDDVCEARRRWRLHRQPRMREQTHRLVFIDETATTTKMTRLRGRVRHGQRLKGRVPFGHWKTQTFIAGLRCDGLTAPWIIDRPMTKEIFEIYVETQLAPTLDPGDVVILDNLPSHKSEKAKMILKQRGAWFLFLPPYSPNLNPIEMAFSKLKAHLRRIGARTIDDLWRAVGSICDLYPTEECRNYFNAAGYGYD, from the exons ATGGGGAAAGCATTTTCGAGCGACTTGCGGGATCGCATATCGGACCATGTGGCGGCGGGACATTCGCGTCGTGATGCGGCGCGGCGGTTTGGTGTGAGCGTAAGTTGCGCGATCAAGCTTGTGCAGCGTGTGGCGAAGACTGGTTCGGCATCTCCGGCACGCCAGGGGCGCCCGCCGGGCGCAGGAAAGCTTGCGCCGTATATGGCGATGCTGATCCGCTGGGTGGAGGCGCAATCGGACATCAGCATGCCCGAGCTTGCTGCCAAGCTTGAGGCTGAAACAAAGATGCGTGCGCATCCCGCCTCGTTGTCGCGGGCCCTTCTCGGAGCGGGCTTCCGATATAAAAAAACA CTGCTGGCATCGGAGTGCGGACGCGATGATGTCTGCGAGGCTCGACGGCGATGGCGGCTGCATCGCCAGCCGCGCATGCGGGAGCAGACGCACCGGCTGGTCTTTATCGACGAGACGGCGACCACGACGAAAATGACGCGCCTACGGGGCCGGGTGCGTCATGGCCAGCGCCTGAAGGGGCGCGTCCCGTTCGGTCATTGGAAGACGCAGACCTTCATAGCAGGATTACGGTGCGACGGCCTGACCGCTCCGTGGATCATCGACCGGCCGATGACCAAAGAGATCTTCGAAATCTACGTGGAAACCCAGCTCGCGCCGACGCTCGATCCGGGGGACGTCGTGATCCTCGACAACTTGCCGAGCCACAAGAGCGAAAAGGCCAAGATGATCCTCAAGCAGCGCGGCGCTTGGTTCCTCTTCCTCCCGCCATACAGCCCTAATCTCAACCCGATCGAGATGGCCTTTTCAAAACTCAAAGCGCACCTCAGGCGCATCGGGGCAAGGACGATCGATGACCTCTGGCGCGCGGTCGGCAGCATCTGCGACCTCTACCCGACCGAGGAATGTCGCAACTACTTCAATGCCGCAGGCTATGGGTACGATTAA
- a CDS encoding N-acetylneuraminate synthase family protein: MSLIENIASTYATDTIYILGKGPSVDLVDPQIYANSLVIGLNDAERIAPADITIFHGSWVKGGLRESGYRSRLYLTAQPGFKAGDKAVVEAPLVHLNQETSELLMQRMMTDSLEIEEVLFVTALKLSRMIAGIRGRSQTVYMLGFDFSAEKGHSRALVHDYADDSEDERLLKISAQEFYFLNALYALRDSPLDIRHVGYRSFSGITPEELNGHAGARFATPESRVDVVAELTTNHFGDRFRLEKMIRASKAAGANYIKLQKRDVESFYSREQLSSPYNSPFGRTFGDYRHQLELSQEDFLFVDALCRDLSMGWFASVLDEPSFHVMVDIGVPMVKLPSTISEHKNYLKFVAENYRGSVVLSTGMTDESYERFVTEAFVECEKIYLLQCNSAYPTPLEHCNIGVVRHYHGLSRQNPRIVPGYSSHDHGWKASALAVAAGARMLEKHVKLGNTEWAHFDAVAVDLTTSDFREYVDHIREAELIMGSDQKRVNESEHHKYRK, encoded by the coding sequence TTGAGCCTGATCGAAAATATCGCGTCGACATACGCAACCGACACAATCTACATCCTGGGTAAGGGGCCGTCGGTCGACCTTGTCGATCCCCAAATCTATGCCAATTCATTGGTCATCGGCTTGAACGACGCTGAGCGTATCGCGCCTGCCGACATCACCATATTCCATGGAAGCTGGGTTAAGGGGGGGCTTCGGGAATCGGGCTATCGTTCACGTCTCTATCTGACGGCGCAGCCGGGATTCAAGGCGGGCGACAAGGCCGTCGTGGAAGCGCCCTTGGTTCATTTGAATCAGGAAACCTCAGAACTGCTGATGCAGCGGATGATGACCGACAGTCTGGAGATTGAAGAGGTTCTCTTCGTAACGGCGCTCAAACTGTCGCGCATGATCGCGGGAATCCGCGGGCGGTCGCAGACCGTCTATATGCTTGGTTTTGATTTCAGCGCCGAAAAGGGTCATAGCCGGGCGCTTGTCCATGACTATGCGGACGATAGTGAAGATGAACGCCTGCTGAAGATCTCGGCGCAGGAATTTTATTTCCTCAACGCACTATATGCGCTGCGTGACAGTCCGCTGGACATCCGTCACGTCGGTTATCGTTCCTTCAGCGGGATCACGCCGGAGGAGTTGAACGGTCACGCCGGAGCTCGGTTCGCTACACCGGAATCCCGAGTGGATGTCGTCGCGGAATTGACGACCAATCATTTTGGCGATCGTTTTCGGCTGGAAAAGATGATCCGCGCCAGCAAGGCGGCAGGTGCCAATTACATTAAGTTGCAAAAGCGCGACGTTGAGAGCTTCTACAGCCGAGAGCAGCTATCCTCGCCCTATAATTCTCCATTTGGCAGGACGTTTGGTGACTATCGACATCAGCTTGAACTAAGCCAGGAAGACTTCCTGTTCGTGGATGCGCTGTGTCGCGATTTGTCCATGGGCTGGTTCGCATCCGTTCTGGATGAACCCTCCTTCCATGTCATGGTGGATATCGGAGTTCCGATGGTCAAACTGCCATCCACCATTTCAGAACATAAGAACTATCTGAAGTTCGTGGCGGAAAATTACCGGGGTTCAGTAGTGCTTTCTACGGGCATGACAGATGAAAGCTATGAACGCTTCGTGACGGAGGCTTTCGTCGAATGCGAAAAAATCTATTTGCTGCAATGCAATTCAGCCTATCCTACGCCGCTTGAACATTGCAATATCGGTGTGGTCCGTCATTATCATGGCCTGTCGCGGCAAAATCCTCGCATCGTTCCCGGTTATTCCAGCCATGACCACGGATGGAAAGCTTCGGCTCTTGCTGTCGCGGCCGGCGCGCGGATGCTGGAAAAGCATGTCAAGCTTGGAAACACGGAATGGGCCCATTTCGATGCCGTGGCGGTGGACCTGACTACTTCCGATTTTCGGGAGTATGTCGATCATATTCGGGAAGCCGAACTCATCATGGGTTCGGACCAGAAAAGGGTGAACGAAAGTGAGCACCATAAATATCGGAAATAG
- a CDS encoding acylneuraminate cytidylyltransferase family protein has protein sequence MGYIGFIPARAGSERVENKNTRPFAGFEGGLLELKLRQLVNVSRLDEIIISSNDPIILEYAERFAHEVDERIVPLERPDEFGNSATSMERFIADYIAYLRSSGIIMWTHVTHPFVTSRIYNEAIDAYERAILEGCDSLVGATRIQKFLWSNGKPFNYDNSTEKWPRSQDLPVLWEINHAIYMMPFEVMQVSGDRITKNSFFMQMEEGVAMDIDWEGQFQLMEEIALARVARGKSLI, from the coding sequence TTGGGCTACATAGGATTTATTCCCGCACGAGCGGGCAGTGAACGTGTGGAGAACAAGAATACACGCCCGTTTGCCGGATTTGAAGGTGGCCTACTGGAACTGAAGCTGCGTCAATTAGTGAATGTATCCAGGTTGGATGAAATCATAATATCTTCAAATGATCCGATCATTTTGGAATATGCCGAACGTTTCGCTCACGAAGTGGACGAGCGCATAGTGCCGCTTGAACGGCCTGACGAGTTTGGCAACAGCGCTACCTCTATGGAACGCTTTATTGCAGATTATATAGCGTATTTGAGAAGCAGCGGGATCATCATGTGGACCCATGTAACTCATCCGTTCGTGACAAGTCGCATCTATAACGAAGCTATCGATGCCTATGAGCGAGCCATTCTGGAAGGGTGCGATAGTCTGGTCGGTGCTACTAGGATACAAAAATTCCTATGGTCGAATGGTAAGCCGTTTAACTATGATAATTCGACAGAGAAGTGGCCCCGCAGTCAAGATTTGCCTGTCCTTTGGGAAATAAATCACGCCATTTATATGATGCCATTTGAGGTAATGCAGGTTTCCGGAGACAGAATCACCAAAAATTCTTTCTTCATGCAAATGGAAGAGGGGGTCGCGATGGATATAGATTGGGAAGGTCAATTTCAGTTGATGGAAGAAATTGCCTTGGCAAGGGTCGCTCGCGGGAAATCATTAATATAA